One Thermicanus aegyptius DSM 12793 DNA segment encodes these proteins:
- a CDS encoding helix-hairpin-helix domain-containing protein, whose protein sequence is MTKNVPPKLPLTMDERNRLRREKMKLSDIADMEPVFLAGILDTSTQRARILIALATFQRIPSVGPRFAQDLVDLGYFSLDELKEADGAKLFDDLERLHGRGIDPCVEDQFRLVVDYANNPERGKFWWDFTEERKAYRAQFGYPKSRTNAEKVQDGE, encoded by the coding sequence GTGACAAAAAATGTGCCTCCCAAGCTGCCGCTTACGATGGATGAACGGAACCGTTTGCGGCGGGAGAAAATGAAGTTGAGCGACATTGCCGACATGGAGCCCGTATTTTTGGCCGGCATTTTGGACACGTCGACCCAAAGGGCCAGAATTTTGATCGCGCTTGCAACGTTTCAGCGGATTCCCTCCGTTGGACCGCGATTTGCGCAGGATCTGGTGGATCTCGGATATTTTTCGCTTGACGAGTTAAAAGAGGCGGACGGGGCCAAGCTGTTCGACGATTTGGAACGGCTGCACGGGAGAGGAATAGATCCCTGTGTGGAGGATCAGTTTCGCTTGGTTGTCGATTACGCCAACAACCCCGAACGGGGCAAGTTCTGGTGGGACTTTACGGAAGAGAGAAAAGCCTATCGCGCGCAATTCGGGTACCCCAAGTCCCGCACAAATGCCGAGAAGGTTCAAGACGGCGAATAA
- a CDS encoding TetR/AcrR family transcriptional regulator: MAKPNIVSKQDLIESAKRCIVEQGIQNLTLNSVAKGANVTQGTVFYHFRTKEQLMFEVVKDLCRSSWESLKRIPETGHEKIRSALDSARSRCTPDSFYHQLFLSLVISGFQNEKIKEQLGNLLEYENRFLTEQLATVWPQSPIEGVSLKTWGILLKAIIDGLALQALLSKDFPVDEIFKELELMVHHLTQASQANLNEEE; the protein is encoded by the coding sequence ATGGCAAAACCGAACATCGTTTCAAAACAAGACCTGATCGAATCGGCCAAGAGATGCATCGTGGAGCAGGGGATTCAAAATCTAACCCTCAATTCCGTGGCTAAGGGCGCCAACGTGACCCAAGGAACGGTATTTTATCACTTTCGTACCAAGGAACAATTGATGTTTGAAGTGGTTAAGGATTTGTGTCGATCTTCCTGGGAATCTCTCAAGCGGATTCCCGAAACCGGGCATGAAAAAATCAGGTCTGCTTTGGATTCCGCGCGAAGCCGATGCACCCCCGACTCCTTTTATCACCAGTTGTTTCTATCGCTCGTGATCTCGGGATTTCAAAACGAAAAGATCAAAGAACAGTTGGGAAATCTTCTGGAATACGAAAATCGGTTCCTCACGGAGCAGCTTGCTACGGTCTGGCCGCAGTCGCCGATTGAGGGGGTCTCATTGAAAACCTGGGGCATTCTTCTAAAGGCGATCATTGACGGTCTCGCGCTTCAAGCCCTTCTATCGAAGGACTTCCCGGTGGATGAGATTTTTAAGGAACTTGAACTGATGGTTCACCACCTGACGCAGGCTTCCCAAGCAAACTTGAATGAAGAGGAGTGA
- a CDS encoding DUF5367 family protein — protein MFFQKIGLTLLFALFVWGFATAFFVLFGPIFLVDPDHERFLPLFLLLEMSTALLLYLVILCYTRIDRTPNAATKFGVWGAAAGLFLDTFSLWQHTLFFPTLSSGQLLSFAIWMVCAYAIYLILPLFVDHKKQTT, from the coding sequence ATGTTCTTCCAAAAAATCGGATTAACCCTTTTGTTTGCCCTGTTCGTCTGGGGCTTCGCCACCGCCTTCTTTGTGTTGTTCGGTCCGATCTTTCTTGTCGATCCGGACCATGAAAGATTTCTCCCTTTGTTTCTACTGCTGGAAATGAGCACCGCTCTTCTTTTGTACCTTGTGATTCTGTGTTACACCCGTATCGATCGTACCCCCAACGCCGCTACCAAGTTTGGGGTGTGGGGCGCGGCGGCCGGCCTGTTTTTGGATACTTTTTCCCTTTGGCAGCACACCCTCTTCTTCCCGACCTTAAGCTCCGGTCAATTGCTTTCGTTTGCCATCTGGATGGTATGCGCCTATGCAATTTATTTGATCCTTCCATTATTTGTCGACCATAAGAAACAGACGACATGA
- a CDS encoding Rpn family recombination-promoting nuclease/putative transposase, translating into MDLIKNPHDRFFKETLSDLETARDFLVHYLPQDLLKYVDLGRIHPEKESFIEKDLEELFSDLLVKTKINGKDGYFYFLFEHKSYFSKNISLQLLKYMVRIWEHKINKEKMTDLPVIIPLVVYHGEESWKVGSTLGDRISGFSAFPESVRKYIPNYQYLLYDLSPMGKEEIKGTVKLRIFLEILRTIFSKDRETFLQTLRRSLIALEEIEGQTKGTEYFETLIRYIMNARHDITFTEVYDITKTISTERSEWVMTIAEQLFKEGMEKGIEQGIEKGIEKGIEKGIEKGIEKGIEKGKLEVARKMLLNGMSIDLVQRVTDLPLEAIRRLQQGNEN; encoded by the coding sequence ATGGATCTCATAAAGAATCCCCATGACCGTTTTTTCAAGGAAACCTTAAGTGATCTGGAGACGGCCAGAGATTTTCTCGTTCATTATCTCCCACAAGATCTCCTCAAATATGTGGATCTCGGCAGGATCCACCCGGAAAAGGAAAGTTTCATCGAAAAGGATTTAGAAGAACTTTTTTCCGATCTCCTGGTGAAAACCAAGATCAACGGCAAGGACGGATATTTCTATTTCCTCTTTGAGCACAAAAGCTATTTTTCCAAAAATATTTCCCTCCAACTGCTGAAGTATATGGTCCGAATCTGGGAGCATAAGATAAATAAAGAGAAAATGACCGATTTACCGGTCATCATCCCCCTCGTGGTTTATCATGGGGAGGAGAGTTGGAAGGTCGGATCTACATTGGGGGATCGAATATCGGGTTTTTCGGCCTTTCCTGAAAGCGTGAGAAAGTATATTCCCAATTACCAATATCTCTTGTATGATCTTTCACCTATGGGGAAGGAAGAAATCAAAGGAACGGTTAAACTGAGGATTTTCTTGGAGATTTTACGAACGATTTTTAGTAAAGATCGAGAAACTTTTTTGCAAACGCTAAGGAGGTCGCTGATAGCCCTCGAAGAGATCGAAGGACAAACAAAAGGGACAGAGTATTTCGAAACGTTGATCCGATATATCATGAATGCTCGCCATGATATCACGTTCACGGAGGTTTATGATATAACGAAAACAATCTCTACGGAAAGGAGTGAATGGGTGATGACCATCGCCGAGCAACTTTTTAAAGAAGGCATGGAAAAAGGAATTGAACAAGGAATTGAAAAGGGAATTGAAAAAGGGATTGAAAAAGGAATTGAAAAAGGGATTGAAAAGGGAATTGAAAAAGGAAAACTGGAAGTAGCTCGAAAAATGCTCTTGAACGGGATGAGCATCGATTTGGTGCAACGGGTGACGGATCTCCCCTTGGAGGCGATCCGACGATTGCAGCAGGGGAATGAAAACTGA
- a CDS encoding bifunctional 3-deoxy-7-phosphoheptulonate synthase/chorismate mutase: MSNEQLESLRRQLDEINLELLKWLNKRAEVVQEIGKLKLKQGINRFDPVRERTMLDQLVSINQGPFDDNTIRHLFKQIFSASLQLQQKQHEQALLVSRTRKPEDTVVKVGDVQIGGGKPVVVSGPCSVESRDQTMKVAEVIKEQGLTLLRGGAFKPRTSPYDFQGLGVEGLKILREVADTLGLKVVSEIMKPSDLEMAIEYVDIIQIGARNMQNFDLLKEAGTLDTPIFLKRGMSATIDEFKLAAEYILSRGNKNVILCERGIRTYEKATRNTLDISAVPILKQETHLPVLVDVTHAAGRKDILLPLAKAGLAAGADGIMVEVHPDPAVALSDASQQMNIPQFKEFLEGLRQVAAELV, from the coding sequence ATGAGCAACGAACAACTGGAGAGCTTACGGAGGCAATTAGATGAGATTAACCTGGAGCTTCTCAAGTGGTTAAACAAACGGGCGGAAGTGGTACAGGAGATTGGTAAGCTGAAACTGAAACAAGGGATTAACCGCTTTGATCCGGTCCGGGAACGGACCATGTTGGACCAATTGGTCTCGATTAACCAAGGTCCCTTTGATGACAACACCATTCGCCATCTCTTTAAGCAGATTTTCTCCGCCTCCTTGCAATTGCAGCAGAAACAACATGAACAGGCCCTTCTGGTCAGCCGAACCCGGAAACCGGAAGATACGGTGGTGAAGGTAGGGGATGTGCAGATCGGTGGTGGAAAGCCGGTTGTCGTCTCCGGTCCTTGTTCGGTTGAATCCCGGGATCAGACCATGAAGGTGGCCGAAGTGATCAAGGAACAGGGTCTTACCCTCCTTCGTGGGGGTGCTTTTAAGCCCCGCACCTCTCCCTATGACTTCCAGGGTTTAGGCGTGGAAGGGTTAAAGATTTTGAGGGAAGTGGCGGATACTCTTGGCCTAAAAGTGGTGAGCGAGATCATGAAACCTTCCGATCTGGAGATGGCGATCGAGTATGTGGATATTATCCAGATCGGGGCCCGCAACATGCAGAATTTCGACCTGCTGAAGGAAGCGGGCACCCTGGACACCCCCATCTTTCTGAAGCGGGGCATGTCGGCCACCATTGACGAGTTTAAGCTGGCCGCCGAATATATCCTGTCCCGGGGGAATAAGAATGTGATTCTTTGCGAACGGGGGATCCGCACCTACGAGAAAGCAACCCGGAATACCCTGGATATTTCCGCTGTACCCATCCTGAAGCAGGAGACTCATCTCCCCGTTCTGGTCGACGTAACCCATGCCGCAGGGAGAAAGGATATCCTCTTGCCTTTAGCCAAGGCAGGCCTCGCCGCCGGCGCAGACGGCATCATGGTGGAGGTGCATCCCGATCCGGCGGTGGCTCTCTCCGATGCCAGCCAACAGATGAACATCCCTCAGTTTAAGGAATTTTTGGAGGGTTTGCGCCAAGTGGCCGCAGAACTGGTTTGA
- a CDS encoding cell division FtsA domain-containing protein — MNNKTNSVHDETKHIYALDIGTRSVVGVVLEVTPTPDGPHYRLIGTEMEEHQERSMLDGQIHHVGAVAKVIANVKEKLEKRFGPIKEVAVAAAGRSLKTKRVTFQQEIKETPPLDEDRILAMELSAVQQAQYLLAMENKETEGEGIQYYCVGYSLLSSRIDGMQIGHLLDQRGEMAEVEILATFLPRIVVDNLLAALNRAGLTMSALTLEPIAAIHVLIPPSMRRLNLALVDIGAGTSDIAITDEGTVIAYGMVPVAGDEITDGLARRFLLDFPEAERVKRTLREQEEVAFTDVLGVSYQMKSADILKELEEERERLIQAIGEKIMELNGKPPQAVILIGGGSLLPTLGERLAHFLRIPSQRVAVRGADAIPNIHLRNRKKAGPEMVTPIGIAVAALEHPVRYLNVTVNGESLRLFDLRRLTVGDAAMAAGIELKRLHGKPGLAVSLLLNGRLRLFPGSHGKPPSILQNGEKAGLNSTIKDGDRIEIIPGEDGTVPKLLVKDVIQEIATLDLTLNGKPISFPPDIKVNGKEGDLLSPLKDRDEVEVHLPTHIGDLLPFLVSSRYLTMPLWKEISYTVNGETKKKGIKKTAWRLNGSPADLQTPIHSGAVLEVTQEEVKFTLQDLLSGEEERRLSLHVHFNGEQVEIPLVRREIRINGIKSENLEQEITDGDRITIEEKPLPAPRFHDLFRYVDYTLPSSYSRQRVELLKNGEETTLDQSLHDGDVLEIRFTPVADRAH, encoded by the coding sequence ATGAACAATAAAACGAACTCTGTACACGATGAAACAAAACATATCTACGCCCTGGACATCGGCACCCGCAGCGTGGTAGGCGTGGTGCTGGAAGTGACCCCAACCCCCGACGGGCCCCATTACCGCCTCATCGGGACGGAGATGGAGGAGCATCAGGAACGTTCCATGTTGGATGGACAGATCCATCACGTGGGGGCGGTGGCCAAGGTGATCGCCAACGTCAAGGAGAAGCTGGAGAAGCGATTCGGCCCCATCAAAGAGGTGGCCGTGGCGGCGGCGGGACGATCCCTAAAGACGAAGCGGGTCACCTTCCAACAGGAGATTAAGGAGACGCCCCCCCTAGATGAAGATCGAATCCTCGCCATGGAGCTAAGTGCGGTCCAACAAGCCCAATACCTTTTGGCGATGGAGAATAAGGAAACCGAAGGAGAAGGGATTCAGTACTACTGCGTGGGCTACAGCCTTCTTAGTTCCCGCATCGACGGCATGCAGATCGGCCACCTTCTGGATCAGCGGGGAGAAATGGCCGAGGTGGAGATCCTGGCCACTTTCCTCCCCCGCATCGTCGTCGATAACCTGCTGGCCGCCTTAAACCGGGCCGGTCTAACCATGTCGGCCCTCACGCTGGAACCCATCGCCGCCATTCATGTCCTCATTCCTCCCTCCATGCGCCGCCTAAATCTGGCCTTGGTCGATATCGGAGCGGGAACCTCAGATATCGCCATCACCGATGAAGGAACCGTAATCGCCTATGGGATGGTACCGGTTGCCGGAGATGAGATTACCGACGGGCTGGCCCGCCGTTTTCTCCTCGATTTTCCGGAGGCGGAGAGGGTAAAGCGAACCCTCAGAGAACAAGAGGAGGTCGCCTTTACCGATGTATTGGGCGTTTCATATCAGATGAAGAGCGCCGACATTCTGAAAGAGCTGGAAGAGGAGAGGGAGCGCCTCATTCAAGCCATCGGTGAAAAAATAATGGAGCTGAATGGAAAACCACCCCAGGCGGTGATCCTGATCGGCGGAGGGAGCCTCCTGCCCACCCTCGGCGAACGTTTGGCCCATTTTCTCCGGATTCCCTCCCAGAGGGTGGCCGTCCGGGGCGCCGATGCGATTCCAAATATCCATCTTCGGAACAGAAAAAAGGCAGGACCGGAAATGGTAACGCCCATCGGCATCGCCGTGGCCGCTTTGGAGCATCCGGTCCGCTATTTGAACGTAACCGTAAACGGGGAGAGCCTGCGTCTCTTCGATCTCAGACGCCTCACCGTCGGGGATGCGGCGATGGCAGCCGGCATCGAACTAAAACGGCTTCACGGAAAACCGGGACTGGCCGTCTCCCTCCTCTTGAATGGCCGTCTCCGTCTCTTCCCGGGAAGCCACGGCAAGCCTCCCTCCATCCTTCAAAATGGGGAAAAAGCCGGGTTAAACAGTACGATTAAAGATGGCGACCGAATCGAGATCATCCCCGGAGAGGATGGAACGGTTCCGAAACTCCTCGTAAAAGATGTGATTCAAGAGATTGCTACCCTTGACCTCACCCTGAATGGAAAGCCCATCTCTTTCCCGCCCGACATCAAGGTGAATGGAAAAGAGGGGGATCTCCTTAGCCCCCTGAAAGATCGGGATGAGGTAGAGGTGCATCTCCCGACCCATATCGGGGATCTCCTCCCCTTCCTCGTCTCCTCCCGTTATCTAACCATGCCCTTATGGAAGGAGATTTCCTATACGGTAAATGGGGAGACAAAGAAAAAGGGGATTAAGAAAACCGCCTGGCGGCTCAATGGAAGTCCGGCCGACCTTCAAACCCCCATCCATAGCGGGGCGGTTCTGGAAGTCACCCAAGAAGAGGTAAAATTTACCTTGCAGGATCTTCTCTCCGGCGAAGAGGAGAGGCGCTTATCCCTCCATGTCCATTTTAACGGCGAGCAGGTAGAAATTCCTCTCGTCCGGAGGGAAATCCGAATCAATGGCATAAAGAGCGAAAATCTTGAGCAGGAGATCACAGACGGGGATCGCATTACCATTGAGGAAAAACCCCTCCCTGCCCCCCGTTTCCATGATCTCTTCCGTTATGTGGACTATACTCTGCCCTCCTCCTATTCCCGCCAGCGGGTGGAGTTATTAAAGAATGGGGAGGAAACGACGCTGGATCAGTCCTTGCACGATGGAGACGTCCTCGAGATCCGCTTCACTCCCGTTGCGGATCGAGCCCACTGA
- the ytxJ gene encoding bacillithiol system redox-active protein YtxJ: MSMSEIDDFAKLEEFLQGMGKRILFKHSTRCPISARAYREMELLSEEHPEVPMGLVKVIESRPISQEIEKRLGVMHQSPQVILLDGKRLVAHVSHYEVRREKLSPLL; the protein is encoded by the coding sequence ATGAGCATGAGTGAGATTGATGATTTTGCCAAATTGGAGGAATTTCTACAGGGGATGGGGAAACGCATCCTCTTTAAACACAGCACCCGTTGTCCCATCAGTGCCCGGGCCTACCGGGAGATGGAGCTGCTCTCCGAAGAACATCCTGAGGTTCCTATGGGACTCGTTAAAGTGATCGAATCCCGCCCCATCTCCCAAGAAATCGAGAAGAGACTCGGGGTGATGCACCAATCTCCCCAAGTGATCCTCTTGGATGGGAAAAGGTTAGTGGCACACGTTTCCCATTATGAGGTGAGGAGAGAGAAACTCTCCCCTTTGTTATGA
- a CDS encoding ABC transporter ATP-binding protein yields the protein MKEFRTILPFVWKNRWKYVWGILWIILVDALQMVIPKVMGRFIDGLKEGTMTSKEMLLFSLAILLLAVLIFIFRYLWRIFIFGTARSLEYELRNQLFAHFQKMSTHWFSHHKVGDLMAHATNDIGAVRLSFGSGIVMSLDTLVMTLLTLTMMASTINWTLTLIALIPLPVLALTTQRFGKVIHRRFRQAQEAFSHLSELAQENFAGARVVKAFVQEEAEVERFTQANRNYLQKNLSLIQIQSIYQPLLTFFSGLSLFIVLGFGGKLVLEGAISLGDFVAFTSYLGLLTGPMMAIGWVVNILQRGAASMERLNRIFRTPPEITDTPEKDDSIRALRGDIEIQRLTFRYPGTKKEVLKEISLHIPAGTSLAIVGRTGSGKSTLVHLLARLYDVEEGEIRIDGHPLRTIPLDVLRRDIGFVPQDHFLFSTTIRDNIAFGVDRAGEEEVRKAAEDAQILENILNFPEKFQTMVGERGVTLSGGQKQRVAIARALIKNPKILILDDSLSAVDTQTEERILERLREIMKERTSILISHRISTVKEADQIIVLEEGKIVERGDHASLLRQGGIYAEMYRRQLLEEMIG from the coding sequence ATGAAAGAGTTCAGAACCATCCTCCCCTTCGTATGGAAGAACCGGTGGAAATATGTATGGGGAATCCTCTGGATTATCCTGGTTGATGCATTGCAGATGGTGATCCCCAAGGTGATGGGAAGATTTATTGACGGACTGAAGGAGGGCACCATGACCAGCAAGGAGATGCTCCTCTTTTCCCTCGCCATCCTCCTATTGGCAGTGCTCATCTTCATTTTTCGGTATTTATGGCGTATTTTCATCTTCGGTACCGCAAGATCATTGGAATATGAACTGAGGAATCAGCTTTTCGCCCATTTTCAGAAGATGTCCACCCATTGGTTCTCCCACCACAAGGTGGGAGACTTAATGGCCCATGCCACCAATGATATTGGGGCTGTACGCCTCTCCTTCGGCAGCGGCATCGTTATGTCCTTGGATACCTTGGTGATGACCCTTCTCACCCTCACCATGATGGCTTCCACCATCAACTGGACCTTAACCCTTATCGCCCTGATCCCCCTTCCGGTTCTGGCCCTCACCACCCAAAGATTTGGAAAGGTGATCCATCGCCGCTTTCGCCAGGCCCAGGAGGCCTTCTCCCATTTGAGCGAACTGGCTCAGGAGAACTTCGCCGGCGCACGGGTGGTAAAGGCTTTCGTCCAGGAGGAGGCGGAAGTGGAGCGCTTTACCCAAGCCAACCGCAATTATTTGCAAAAAAACCTGTCCCTTATTCAGATCCAGTCCATCTACCAGCCGCTTCTCACCTTCTTTTCCGGTTTAAGCCTTTTTATCGTGTTAGGCTTCGGCGGAAAATTGGTGCTTGAAGGTGCCATCTCCCTTGGGGACTTTGTGGCTTTCACCTCGTATCTGGGGCTCCTTACCGGCCCCATGATGGCCATCGGCTGGGTGGTCAATATCCTGCAGAGGGGAGCCGCTTCCATGGAACGTCTGAACCGAATCTTCCGAACCCCTCCCGAGATTACCGACACTCCCGAAAAGGATGATTCGATCCGCGCTTTGCGCGGGGATATCGAGATTCAACGCCTTACCTTTCGCTATCCCGGCACCAAAAAAGAGGTGCTGAAGGAGATCTCCCTCCATATTCCGGCGGGAACAAGCCTCGCCATCGTCGGCAGGACAGGAAGCGGAAAGAGCACCCTCGTACACCTGTTGGCGCGCCTTTACGATGTGGAAGAGGGAGAAATACGGATCGACGGCCATCCCCTTCGCACCATCCCCCTGGATGTCCTTCGCCGGGATATTGGATTTGTTCCCCAGGATCACTTTCTTTTCTCCACCACGATTCGGGATAACATCGCTTTCGGGGTCGACCGGGCCGGGGAGGAAGAAGTGAGGAAAGCGGCGGAGGATGCTCAAATTTTGGAGAACATCCTGAACTTTCCCGAAAAGTTTCAGACCATGGTTGGAGAGCGGGGGGTTACATTGTCGGGAGGGCAGAAACAGCGGGTCGCCATCGCCCGAGCTCTCATCAAGAATCCGAAGATCCTGATTTTAGATGACAGCCTTTCGGCGGTGGATACCCAGACGGAAGAGCGGATTCTGGAACGGCTCAGGGAGATCATGAAGGAGAGGACCAGCATCCTCATCTCCCACCGCATCTCTACCGTTAAGGAAGCGGATCAGATCATCGTCCTGGAGGAAGGGAAGATCGTCGAGCGGGGGGATCATGCCTCCCTTCTCCGCCAAGGAGGAATCTATGCGGAGATGTACCGAAGGCAACTCTTGGAAGAGATGATCGGTTGA
- a CDS encoding ABC transporter ATP-binding protein, whose translation MSRDSFHEEEKLGKVYDSALMRRLLRYAIPYRIGIFLSILLLFFITITDLAGPYLIKIAIDDHLNALGKPMAVFESGTEPRPGISFQGKVYVREKDPGEWGKNKEMAEIISTKEGTYLLYGLLPDQNMPYTIEKGEDGNLHAKLSDGRLIPAKPLTPEELSLFRKGDLIAVYGIALLFLGILLLGILLNYMQTRLLLSTGQKIIYDIRQELFAHVERLSLSFFDKNPVGRLVTRVTNDVEALNDMFTSVLVNLFKDLFILLGIMGIMLNLNWKLALISFLTLPLIIAVSYLYKKLAREVFRQVRVKIARINATLAENLSGMLIVHLFKREKEQYRQFHEISTDHFRSSWRELQTNALFRPMMDLIYSVGLALLIWFGGQDALKGVVQVGVLYAFVDYLGRFFQPINDLTEKYTIMQSAMASSERIFQLMDQKPEIESPSAPVPVGRFKGEVRFDHVWFRYRPEEWILKDITFHVNPGEVVAIVGATGAGKSSIIQLLSRFYDIQKGSITIDGIDIRSMKVEDLRRNIGVVLQDVFLFAGDIRFNIRLNNEKITDSDIVTAAKMVNAHSFIEKLPNRYDEEVQERGVTLSSGERQLLSFARTLAFQPSILVLDEATSHIDTETELLIQDALQKLTKGRTTILIAHRLSTIQHADRIIVLHKGEIKEMGTHQELLLKKGLYYTLYQLQYKEELLPKKRPAAGT comes from the coding sequence ATGAGTCGTGATTCATTCCATGAAGAGGAAAAGTTGGGAAAGGTGTACGACTCGGCGCTGATGCGACGACTCCTCCGCTACGCCATTCCCTATCGGATCGGTATCTTTCTTTCCATCCTTCTCCTTTTTTTTATCACCATCACCGATTTGGCAGGACCCTACCTGATCAAGATCGCCATCGATGATCATCTCAATGCCTTAGGAAAACCGATGGCCGTATTTGAATCGGGTACGGAGCCTCGCCCAGGCATCTCTTTTCAAGGAAAAGTATATGTCCGGGAAAAAGATCCCGGTGAATGGGGCAAAAACAAGGAGATGGCGGAAATCATAAGCACCAAGGAGGGGACCTACCTTCTTTACGGTCTTTTGCCCGACCAAAATATGCCATATACCATCGAAAAAGGAGAGGATGGGAACCTCCACGCAAAACTTTCCGATGGGAGATTGATTCCGGCGAAGCCGTTAACCCCTGAAGAACTCTCCCTTTTCCGGAAAGGGGACCTGATAGCCGTTTATGGGATCGCCCTTCTTTTTCTGGGGATCCTCCTTCTCGGCATTCTCCTAAACTATATGCAAACCCGTCTTCTCCTCTCCACCGGACAAAAAATCATTTATGACATCCGGCAGGAACTCTTCGCCCATGTAGAGCGCCTCTCTCTCTCCTTCTTCGATAAAAATCCGGTCGGCCGTTTGGTCACCCGGGTGACAAACGATGTAGAGGCTTTAAACGACATGTTTACCTCGGTTCTCGTAAATCTTTTTAAAGATCTCTTTATCCTGTTGGGCATCATGGGGATCATGCTAAATCTAAACTGGAAGTTGGCCCTGATCAGTTTTCTCACCCTACCTCTCATCATCGCCGTCTCTTACCTCTATAAGAAGCTGGCCCGGGAGGTATTCCGCCAGGTGCGGGTGAAGATCGCCCGCATTAACGCCACCTTGGCCGAGAATCTTTCGGGCATGTTGATCGTCCATCTCTTCAAGAGAGAAAAGGAGCAATATCGCCAGTTTCACGAGATCAGCACGGACCATTTCCGCTCCAGTTGGCGGGAACTGCAAACCAATGCCCTCTTTCGGCCAATGATGGATCTCATCTATTCCGTCGGACTTGCCCTCCTCATCTGGTTCGGTGGGCAGGATGCCCTGAAAGGGGTGGTCCAGGTGGGGGTTCTCTATGCCTTTGTGGATTATTTAGGACGTTTTTTCCAACCCATCAATGACCTGACCGAAAAATATACCATCATGCAGTCGGCCATGGCCTCCTCCGAACGCATCTTTCAGTTGATGGACCAAAAGCCGGAAATCGAAAGTCCCTCCGCCCCTGTCCCCGTGGGACGTTTTAAAGGTGAAGTGAGATTCGACCATGTCTGGTTTCGGTACCGCCCTGAGGAATGGATCTTAAAAGATATCACTTTTCACGTAAATCCGGGAGAGGTGGTCGCCATTGTCGGAGCGACCGGCGCCGGCAAAAGTTCCATCATCCAGCTTTTAAGCCGCTTCTACGATATCCAAAAGGGTTCCATCACCATCGATGGAATCGATATCCGTTCGATGAAGGTAGAGGATCTCCGACGGAACATCGGCGTTGTCCTCCAGGATGTCTTCCTCTTCGCGGGCGATATCCGCTTCAACATCCGCCTTAACAATGAGAAGATTACGGATTCCGACATCGTTACGGCGGCAAAAATGGTAAATGCCCATTCATTTATCGAAAAACTGCCCAACCGGTATGATGAAGAGGTGCAGGAACGGGGGGTTACCCTCTCCAGCGGAGAACGACAGCTTCTCTCCTTTGCCCGTACCCTCGCTTTTCAGCCTTCCATCCTCGTTCTGGATGAGGCCACCTCCCATATCGATACGGAGACGGAACTTCTGATTCAAGATGCCCTTCAAAAACTTACAAAAGGACGAACCACCATCCTCATCGCCCACCGCCTCTCCACCATCCAGCATGCGGATCGGATTATCGTTCTTCATAAAGGGGAAATCAAGGAGATGGGAACACACCAGGAGTTGCTGCTGAAAAAAGGGCTCTATTACACCCTCTACCAACTTCAATATAAGGAAGAACTTCTCCCGAAAAAAAGGCCTGCGGCAGGCACTTGA